In the genome of Planctomyces sp. SH-PL62, the window TCCGGAGGCATGGAGAAGTCGATGGGGACGCTGGAGAAGATGGTCCGCTCCCTGGAAGACTACCTGGCGCTGCAAGCCCCGACCACCCAGCGGCTCGACCCCCTCGGGGGCTCCGCCCGCTCGGCCGCGGGGACCAGCGCCAGCGTCGGCTCCGCCGCGCCCGCGTCCGGCGGCGGGGGAGAATCCTCGGCCGCTCCGGCCGACGTCGCCCCCCGGCCGAGGCCGCCGCCGACCGCTGAGCCTGCCCGGACCGTCCCGAGACGAATTCGAAACCCGACCGCTCGACCCGACCGAACGTCCCCGCCCGCCTCGGACCGACCGCGGACGGGGGAGGAGGCTTCCCCGAGATGAGCAGCCATTCCGCCCGCCTGCAGCACGCGCTGAAGGACCTGCGCGAGAAGTGGGCCGTCACCACCGACGCCTGGACCGACCAGGTGGCCCAGGACTTCGAGAAGAACCACATCGCGCCGGTCGAAGGGCTGGCCAAGCGGGCCATGATCGGCATGGACAAGCTCGCGGAGTCCCTGGCCAAGATCCGCAAGGCCTGCGACGAGAACGCCTGACCGGCCGCCGCCACGCCCTGTCCCGTCAGTTTCCGCCCGGCCCGGCCTCGTGATCCTGCTCACACTGAATATCGGATATCGCGAACATGCCTGAGTCACCGCTGGTCCAGAAAGAAGTCGCCGCGCTGACCGACCTGGAGGGCCTGATCGCCCAACGGGCCAAGGTCGAGACCGAAGTCGAGCAGACCTTCAAGCGGCGTCGCGACCGCGAGGGGCAGGAGCACAGTCAGGCCGTCCAGGAGGCCTCGGCTAAGTTCAAGGCGGAGGCCGCGGCTCTCCAGGCCGAGTACGACAAGGTCCGCGCCGCCATCGTCCGCAAGGCCCAGGCCGACACCCAGACGACCGAGGCCGAGTACGCCCAGGTCAAGCAGAAGCTGGAAGCCCAGTTCAAGTCCGAGCGGTCCAAGGCCAAGAAGGCCAGCGACGAATCGCGCTGGCAGTCGCTGGCGATGTACGAGGCGGCCCGCGACAACACGGTGAAGCGCCGGAAGTCCCACGACGACGCCCTGGCCGCCTCCCGCGCCGACCTGGAGCACCTGCGGGACGCCGCCGAGGTCGCGCTGGCCCGCACCGCCCGGCTCGCCGGCCCCGGGTTCGCCGTCGAGCCCACGACGACCGTCACCCCCCCGCCGCCCCCGAGGGCCCGGCCGCCGACGGCGCCGAGCTGCTCGCCCCCCCGGAGGCCAAGGGCGACCCCACCAAGCTCGACCTGCTCCAGGAGGTCGTCCACAAGATCGACGAGGAGCTGCTGGCGCTCGAATCGCTCAAGCTCCCCAATTTCCTGCGGCCGGCGAACTTCGTCTGGCCCTTCCTGCTCCTGGGCGCGGCGGTCGGCGGCGGCCTGGCCTTCGTCCTGGCCCCGGCCATCGCCGCGGGCGCGGGCGTCGCCGTCGCGGTCCTCGCCGGCGCGGGGGCCTTCGTCGCCCTCAAGGGCCGCGCCCAGCCCCAGGTCTCCCGGCACTACCACCCCCTCAAGTTCCACCTGGAGGAGGGGGAGCGGCTGCTCGAAGAGGCCAAGGAGTGGGTCAAGACCGACTTCGAGACCCGCCAGAAGCAGGCCGACGAGAAGCGTGAGGAGAACTACGCGGCCGCCGAGGACCGGATGAAGGCCCGCGTCGCCGACGCCGAGCTTCGCATCGGCCAGTCGGTCGCCGAGGCCGACGCGATCTACCCCAACCGCCTCGCCGAGATCAAGCGGAAGCGCGACGAGGACCTCAAGAAGGCCGACTCCCACTACCCGCCCCGGATCCAGGCCCACAAGGAGAAATACGAGGCCGAGGCCGCCGCGCTCCAGGAGCGCATCCGCAAGGAGAAGGAGGCGACCAAGGCCGCCTACGACGCCGCCTGGGCCGAGCTGGTCCAGACCTGGACCGAGGGCCTCGCCCGCGTCGGCGCCGTCGCCGACGAGGTCAACGCCGAGGCCTCCCGCCGCTTCCTCGCCTGGGACGGCGCCTCCGAGGTCGACGGCTGGGAGCCCCCCGACGAGGTCCCCCCCGCCTTGCCCTTCGGCCGCTTCAAGTTCGAGCTGGCCGACTTCCCCCACGGCCGCCCCACCGACGACCGGCTCAAGGCCGCCGGGCCGACCGAGTTCGACCTCCCCGCCCTCGTCCCGTTCCCGCACCAGAGCTCCGTCCTGATCAAGACCGGCGAATCCGGCCGGGCCGAGGCCAACCGGCTCCTCCAGAGCCTCATGCTCCGGTTCCTCACCTCGATCCCCCCCGGCAAGGTCCGGTTCACCATCTTCGACCCCGTCGGCCTGGGCGAGAACTTCGCCGCCTTCATGCACCTGGCCGACTACCAGGAACTCCTCGTCACCAGCCGCATCTGGACCGAGGCCCGCGACTTCGACCAGCGCCTGGAGGACCTCTCCGCCCACATGGAGAACGTCATCCAGAAGTACCTGCGCAACGAGTTCGAGAGCATCGAGGCCTACAACCAGCACGCCGGCGAGGTCGCCGAGCCGTTCCGGATCCTGGTCGTCGCCAACTTCCCCAGCAACTTCAACGAGACCGCCGCGCGGCGGCTCCAGAGCATCGTCGCCAGCGGCGCCCGCTGCGGCGTCTACGCCCTGATCTCCGTCGACCCCAAGCTCCCCATGCCCGCCGGGCTCCAGCTCAAGGACCTGGAGGCCAGCTGCATCAACCTGAGCTGGCGCGACGGCAAGATGGGCTGGCGCGACGACAACTTCGGCCGCTTCCCGCTCCAGCTCGACTCGCTCCCCGAGCCGTCCTACTACAGCAAGCTCATGCACCACATGGGCGAGGCGTCCAAGAACGCCAACAAGGTCGAGGTCCCGTTCGACTTCATCGCCCCGCCCGCGGAGAAGTACTGGAGCTGGGACAGCGGCAAGATCATGGAAGTCCCCCTCGGCCGCGCCGGGGCCACCAAGCTCCAGCCCCTCCTCCTGGGCCGGGGGACCTCGCAGCACGCCCTCGTCGCCGGCAAGACGGGCTCGGGCAAGTCCACCTTGCTCCACGCCCTGATCGTCAACGCGGCCCTTCGCTACAGCCCGGACCAGCTCGAGCTGTACCTGATCGACTTCAAGAAGGGGGTCGAGTTCAAGGTCTACGCCGAGATGGAACTCCCCCACGCCAAGGTCATCGCCGTCGAGTCCGAGCGCGAGTTCGGCCTGAGCGTGCTCCAGCGGCTCGACGCCGAGCTGAAGTACCGCGGCGACCTCTACCGCGACTTCGGCGCCCAGGACCTGAAGGGCTTCCGCGAAGCCAAGCCCGACATGGTCATGCCCCGCATCCTGTTCGTCGTCGACGAGTTCCAGGAGTTCTTCGTCGAGGACGACAAGGTCGCCCAGGAGGTGTCGCTGCTGCTCGACCGCCTGGTCCGCCAGGGTCGAGCCTTCGGCGTCCACGTCATCCTCGGCTCGCAGACCCTCGGCGGCGCCTACTCGGTCGGCCGGGCGACCCTGGGCCAGATGGCCATCCGCATCGCCCTGCAATGCTCCGAGGCCGACGCCCACCTGATCCTCAGCGAGGACAACAGCGCCGCCAGGCTGCTGACCCGCCCCGGCGAGGCGATCTACAACGACGCCAACGGCATGCCCGAGGGCAACAACCTGTTCCAGGTCGTCTGGCTCTCCGACAAGCGCCGGATCGAGTACCTCCAGGACATGCTCGACCTGGCCAAGGCCCAGCACCGGCCCCCGGCCACGCCCATCGTCTTCGAAGGCAACCTGCCGGCCGACACCCGCAAGAACGCCCTGCTCAACCCCCTCCTCGACGCGACCGAATGGCCGGACGAGGCCCCGCGGTACGAGCAGGCCTGGCTCGGCGACGCCATCGCGATCAAGGACCCGACCGTCGCCGTCTTCCGCCCGCAGTCCGGCGCCAACCTCCTGATCATCGGCCAGGGGGGCGAATCCGCCCTGGCGATGATGCTCATGGCCGGCGTCGCCATCGCCGCCCAGCACCCCCCCAAGCGGCGCACCGGCGTGAAGTTCTACATGGTGGACGGCTCCCCCGTCGACTCGTGGCTGGCGGGCAAGCTCGGCCAGTTCAAGGACTGGGTCCCCCACAACGTCACCAACGTCACCCAGCGCAACCTGGCCTCGTCCATCAACGAGATCGCCCGCGAGCTGGACCGACGCCGCGACAACCCGGCCGCCGAGGAGCAGGCGCCGATCTACCTGTTCATCTACGACCTCCAGCGGCTCCGCGAGCTTCGCAAGGCGGACGACGACTTCGGCTTCTCCTCCTCCGGCTTCGGCGAGGAGAAGGCCCCGTCCCCCGGCAAGCAATTCGGCGACATCCTCCGCGAAGGCCCGAGCTTCGGCGTCCACACCATCGTCTGGATCGACAGCGTCAACAACATGAACCGGATGTTCGACCGCAACACCCTCCGCGAATTCGAACTCCGCGTCCTCTTCCAGATGAGCGCCAACGACTCCAGCACCGTCATCGACTCGCCCGCCGCCGGCAAGCTCGGCGAGAACCGGGCCCTCTTCTACAGCGAAGAGGAGAACCGCGTCGAGAAGTTCCGCCCCTACAGCCTCCCCGACCCCGAGTGGATCGCCGAGGTCCAGGCCAAATTCGCCGCCCGCCCCGCCCCCTTCGAGCCCGAGGCCCCGCCCGAGCCCGAACCGACCGACGAGCCGGCCGACGAGCCCACGCCCCCCGCCCCCAAGGAGAACGGCTTCAGCAGCCGCCGCTACGACGACGACGCCCCTCCGCCGTTCCCCAAGTTCGACGAGATCGAGGTGCCGCCGTTCCCCAAGTTCGACGACCCCGGCGACACGCCCTCGCCCGACGACCACTGATCGCGCCCCCATCGTCCAGCCGGAATCCGAGCCCGGGCCATAACGCCCTTCCCCCCTCGCGGGGGAAGGTGGCCCGAAGGGCCGAATGAGGGGGTGACGAGCACCAAGGCCGTCGGCGTTTCAGGCGCCCGGACTGCGAATTCCGACGGCTCTCGCGCTGGTCTTTCCCCTCATCTAACCCCTTCGGGATCTGTCTTCCCCCGCGAGGGGTGAAGACCGTTGCTGAGCCCGAACGCCGGCTCTTCGGGCTCGTTCCCATCTCCGACGCCGCAACCGCGCATCCGCGTGCATTGTCAGGGTAGGGGGCGGTGCGCCCCGACCCTGCGACGCCCTCGACCAGGCGACGGCGCGAGGCTCCCCCGGAGAAGCTCGACGCGATGCGAAGAAACTCGCCGAACGAACCCAATTCTTGGGGCCGTCGTCCAGTCGTAAATGAATGGGGGAAAGAGGTTTGCGTTGATTGGCTTCGGTCGCCGAGCCGGGCGAAGGAAGCCAATTTCCGGGCCGCTCCGGCGACGGCCGGGACTTCGGGGAAGCGAAACGAGGGACGACGATCGTCCCCGTCGGCTTTCCCCGAGCCGCCCCGATCCGGCCGGCTCGACGACGGCCCGCCGGACTCTCGGAGTTCCGAAAAAGGGATCGAAACCGCCGAACGAACCCAATCTCCGGGGCCCAAAATCGAACGCAAACGATTAACGCTAATCAGGTTGCGGTCGATGGCTTCGTTTCTGGAGGGGCGTGAGCGAACCCAAACGCCGGGCCGTCGCGAAGCCGGGCGTGACGGCCCGGCGGGGGGCCGGTTGTGCTGGGGCGAGCTGAGGCGGCCGAGTCATGAATCGAGACCCGTTCCTCCACCTCCTCCTCTCCCGGCGTTGGTGGACGTACTCGCCCCGGACGGCCACCTGGATCGAGCACGCGACCCACGGATTCAACCTGTTCGAGGGGGCGGCCTGGACCGTCTTCGCGGGCCTGGTCCTGGCTCGATTCATCCGGCATCGGCGATCCTGGATCGAGGTCCCCTACGCCCTGGCATTCTTCACGTTCGGGCTGACCGATTTCCGAGAGGCCTACGCGCTCGACTCCTGGCTGATCGTCCTGAAGGCGATCAACCTCGTCGCGCTGTTCGGCCTGCGAGGTTACGTCATCCGGCGGTGCTATCCGGAGAGCCGCCTGTTCTGAGCGCCGCCGCCTTATGCGTCACGATCGCTCGCCCCGGGCCGGCGCCGCCGGTGAGGAAGAGGACGGTGGGGGAGTCGCCGTGGTGGCGGAGCAGGGGGCGGAGGGTTTCGGGCTTGAGGTCGGTCGTCCGGTGCTTCACGGAGACGGGGCCGAGGCGCTCGGCGTCGATCAGCTTTCGCAGCCGCTTCAGGTCCAGGGGGTGGACGCTCTGGATCTCGAACGCTTCGAGCCAGGGGGTGGCGAGGAAGTCCTCGGAGGTCAGGTAGGGGAGGTCGGCGGCGAGGCGGCCCAGGCCGTGGGCGCGGGCGAAGGAATCCAGGAGGCCGGATCGCGAGAGGGCGGGGTCGGGGTCGTAGAGCCATCGGCCGATCGGGGCGACGATCGGGTATTCGCTCCAGGGCTGGTCGCCCAGGCGATCGGTCCAGGTGGTTCCTTCGGGCAGCTTCGTCGCGCGGCGGCGGCACGAGGCGGCCGCGCCGAACCACACGGTGGCCTCCTTGGCCTCGCCCCCCAGGCTGATGATCTCCACCTCGCAATCGAACTCCTCGGCGAACCGGGCGAAGTCGCTCGCCGGGCCGAGCTTGATCGCACCGCCGGGGGCGCGGGTCATCAGGGCGTGGAGGAACTCCGGGCCGGGGGCGTAGCCTTCGGCGTCGACGGCCCGGCCCCGCTTGGAGGCCCTCCGATCGGGGTCGATGTGGACCCAGGCGCCCGGCGGGATCGGCAAGGTCTCGGCCGAGGCGCGGCAGGGCTGGACGCGGTCGCCCCGGTCGTAGACGTCGGCGTTCCAGGCGACCCGGCGGCACATCCCCAGGTCGAGGTCGACGGCCAGCACCCGCGAGCGTCCCGCCAGCGCGACGGCGTCGCCGCCGATGCCGGAGCAGAGGTCGACGACCGCGTCGGCCTCGAACCGGCGGGCCTTGTGGACCGCGACCGCCTCGGCCGTCGCCTGCTCCAGGCCCACGGGGTCGAGCCACATCCGGTCGCCCCGCGAGAACTTGGGCGTCGCCTTGCGACGGGCCTCGGCCAGCCGGAGCGCCGCCGCGACCGACTCCTGGTCGTGGGCCTTGCGCCAGCGGGCCAGGTCGGACGGGCCGGGGGACTTGACGGCCTGGGCCTGGGCGATCAGGGCGAGCCCGGCGTCGCTGGAGAGCACCGCGAACTCGGCGTCGGAGGCGTCCGGGGAACGGACGCGGCGATCCTGGGTCGAGCGTACGGCGTCGTTTGCGTAGAATGTCATGGTGATATCTTGGGAATCCCGGTCGCCGGATCGTCGCCACTCGGAGCTGATCGTTGAGCCTTCCGCCATTGTACCCGCCGGTCCCGCCGATCGCCCGCGAACCGCTCCAGATCGGCGGCGTCGCGATCCCCTCGCGGTTCTTCCTCGCCCCGCTGGCCGGGTACACGAGCCTGGCCTTCCGGCTGGCCGTGCGCGAGCAGGGGGGCCTCGGCCTGGCGACGACCGACCTGGTCAACGCCCGCTCGCTGATCGAGAAGCGTCGACGCGCCCTGGAGCTGGCCGAGACCAGCGAGGCCGACAAGCCGCTCTCGATCCAGATCTACGGCCAGGTCGCCGCCGAGATGGAGCAGGCCGCGCGGTACGTCGCGACCCACGGGGCGACGATCGTCGATATCAACATGGGCTGTCCGGTCCGCAAGGTCGTGCGGATCGGCGGCGGCTCGGCCCTGATGGGCCAGACGGAACTGGCCGTGGAGCTGGTCTCGGCCGTGGTGAACGCCGCCGGCGTCCCGGTGACGGTCAAGATGCGGCTGGGGTGGGACGAGGAGTCTCTGTCGGCCCCCGGCCTGGCGCGGGCCTTCGAGCAGATCGGCGTGGCGGCGGTGATCGTCCACGGCCGGACGCGGGCCCAGGGCTTCTCGGGGAGCGTGAATCGGCAGGGGATCAAGGCGGTGGTCGACGCCGTGGATTCGATGCCGATCGTGGCCAACGGCGACGTCCGCTCGATCGCCGACGCCGCCTCGATGATCGCCGACACCGGCTGCGCCGCCGTCTCGATCGGCCGCGGCGCCCTGGCGAACCCGTTCTTCTTCCGCCAGCTCGACTGCTGGGTCCGCACCGGCGAGCCCGGCCCCGACCCGACGTTCGAGGAGCGGCTCGACTTCATGAGCGTCCACTTCCACGGCCTGCTGGAGCGTCGCGGCGAGCACTACGCCTGCTTGCAGTTCCGCAAGATCCTCAAGTGGTACTACCACTTCACCCGGATGCCCAAGAAGTTCTACCTGGAGCTGATCAACCTCCGCTCCTCGGCGGTCTTCGACCAGGCCGTCGAAGCCATCCGGTCCGAAGGCCCCAGCGCCCCGCTCCCCGGCCATTTCGAGGCCCACGTCCCGGTCCCCTCCGGGCCGATCGAGTCGTGGTAGCATGCCGCGGGGAAGCCCCTGCGCGCTTGAATCCGGGCTCCGGGCGCTCGTAAGATAAGAGGTGCGACCTTTCGAAAGGACCGCCCGCCGGGATGCGGGCGCCGCCTCCCTCTCTCCTCGTTCTCGTGCCGACGACATCGGAAAGGACGTGCGCATGGCCACCGCGACCGAGCCCCGCCGCAGCAAGCCCGCCGCCTCATACCAGACCAGGCTCCTGATCGACGGCCAGTTCCGCGACGGCGTGGAGGGCAAGACCTTCGCCACGATCAACCCGGCGACCGAGCAGGAGATCGCGCAGGTCGCCGAGGGGACCGCCGCCGACATCGACCTGGCGGTCAAAGCCGCGCGGAAGGCGTTCGACTCCGGGCCCTGGGCCAAGATGGACGCCCGCGACCGCGGCCGGCTGCTGTACAAGCTCGCCGACCTGATCGAGGCCAACATCGACG includes:
- a CDS encoding class I SAM-dependent methyltransferase, whose translation is MTFYANDAVRSTQDRRVRSPDASDAEFAVLSSDAGLALIAQAQAVKSPGPSDLARWRKAHDQESVAAALRLAEARRKATPKFSRGDRMWLDPVGLEQATAEAVAVHKARRFEADAVVDLCSGIGGDAVALAGRSRVLAVDLDLGMCRRVAWNADVYDRGDRVQPCRASAETLPIPPGAWVHIDPDRRASKRGRAVDAEGYAPGPEFLHALMTRAPGGAIKLGPASDFARFAEEFDCEVEIISLGGEAKEATVWFGAAASCRRRATKLPEGTTWTDRLGDQPWSEYPIVAPIGRWLYDPDPALSRSGLLDSFARAHGLGRLAADLPYLTSEDFLATPWLEAFEIQSVHPLDLKRLRKLIDAERLGPVSVKHRTTDLKPETLRPLLRHHGDSPTVLFLTGGAGPGRAIVTHKAAALRTGGSPDSTAG
- a CDS encoding FtsK/SpoIIIE domain-containing protein, with protein sequence MKARVADAELRIGQSVAEADAIYPNRLAEIKRKRDEDLKKADSHYPPRIQAHKEKYEAEAAALQERIRKEKEATKAAYDAAWAELVQTWTEGLARVGAVADEVNAEASRRFLAWDGASEVDGWEPPDEVPPALPFGRFKFELADFPHGRPTDDRLKAAGPTEFDLPALVPFPHQSSVLIKTGESGRAEANRLLQSLMLRFLTSIPPGKVRFTIFDPVGLGENFAAFMHLADYQELLVTSRIWTEARDFDQRLEDLSAHMENVIQKYLRNEFESIEAYNQHAGEVAEPFRILVVANFPSNFNETAARRLQSIVASGARCGVYALISVDPKLPMPAGLQLKDLEASCINLSWRDGKMGWRDDNFGRFPLQLDSLPEPSYYSKLMHHMGEASKNANKVEVPFDFIAPPAEKYWSWDSGKIMEVPLGRAGATKLQPLLLGRGTSQHALVAGKTGSGKSTLLHALIVNAALRYSPDQLELYLIDFKKGVEFKVYAEMELPHAKVIAVESEREFGLSVLQRLDAELKYRGDLYRDFGAQDLKGFREAKPDMVMPRILFVVDEFQEFFVEDDKVAQEVSLLLDRLVRQGRAFGVHVILGSQTLGGAYSVGRATLGQMAIRIALQCSEADAHLILSEDNSAARLLTRPGEAIYNDANGMPEGNNLFQVVWLSDKRRIEYLQDMLDLAKAQHRPPATPIVFEGNLPADTRKNALLNPLLDATEWPDEAPRYEQAWLGDAIAIKDPTVAVFRPQSGANLLIIGQGGESALAMMLMAGVAIAAQHPPKRRTGVKFYMVDGSPVDSWLAGKLGQFKDWVPHNVTNVTQRNLASSINEIARELDRRRDNPAAEEQAPIYLFIYDLQRLRELRKADDDFGFSSSGFGEEKAPSPGKQFGDILREGPSFGVHTIVWIDSVNNMNRMFDRNTLREFELRVLFQMSANDSSTVIDSPAAGKLGENRALFYSEEENRVEKFRPYSLPDPEWIAEVQAKFAARPAPFEPEAPPEPEPTDEPADEPTPPAPKENGFSSRRYDDDAPPPFPKFDEIEVPPFPKFDDPGDTPSPDDH
- a CDS encoding tRNA dihydrouridine synthase; this encodes MSLPPLYPPVPPIAREPLQIGGVAIPSRFFLAPLAGYTSLAFRLAVREQGGLGLATTDLVNARSLIEKRRRALELAETSEADKPLSIQIYGQVAAEMEQAARYVATHGATIVDINMGCPVRKVVRIGGGSALMGQTELAVELVSAVVNAAGVPVTVKMRLGWDEESLSAPGLARAFEQIGVAAVIVHGRTRAQGFSGSVNRQGIKAVVDAVDSMPIVANGDVRSIADAASMIADTGCAAVSIGRGALANPFFFRQLDCWVRTGEPGPDPTFEERLDFMSVHFHGLLERRGEHYACLQFRKILKWYYHFTRMPKKFYLELINLRSSAVFDQAVEAIRSEGPSAPLPGHFEAHVPVPSGPIESW